One Novosphingobium sp. EMRT-2 DNA segment encodes these proteins:
- the recA gene encoding recombinase RecA has translation MAAQLKLIQEGKDKEMDRQKALDAALAQIDRAFGKGSVMKLGSKEAMQVEAISTGSLGLDIALGVGGLPRGRVIEVYGPESSGKTTLALHVIAEAQKNGGTAAFVDAEHALDPVYAKKLGVNIDELIVSQPDTGEQALEITDTLVRSNAIDVLVVDSVAALVPRAEIEGEMGDSHVGLQARLMSQSLRKLTGSISRSRCMVIFINQLRMKIGVMYGNPETTTGGNALKFYASVRLDIRRTGQIKDRDEIVGNSTRVKVVKNKVAPPFKQVEFDIMYGEGISKIGEILDLGVKAGLVEKSGAWFSYDSIRIGQGRENAKNYLRENKEVCDRLEAAIRGRTEQVAEGLMAGPDADDDI, from the coding sequence ATGGCGGCGCAGCTCAAGCTCATTCAGGAAGGCAAAGACAAGGAAATGGATCGTCAGAAGGCGCTTGATGCGGCGCTCGCCCAGATCGACCGGGCATTCGGCAAGGGCTCGGTGATGAAGCTCGGCTCGAAGGAGGCCATGCAGGTGGAAGCGATTTCCACCGGGTCGCTCGGGCTGGACATCGCGCTTGGGGTGGGCGGCCTGCCGCGCGGTCGCGTGATCGAAGTCTATGGGCCGGAAAGCTCGGGCAAGACCACGCTGGCGCTGCACGTCATCGCCGAAGCGCAGAAGAACGGCGGCACCGCCGCGTTCGTCGACGCCGAACACGCGCTCGATCCGGTCTATGCCAAGAAGCTGGGCGTCAACATCGACGAATTGATCGTCTCGCAGCCCGATACCGGCGAACAGGCGCTGGAAATCACCGACACGCTGGTCCGTTCCAACGCGATCGACGTGCTGGTGGTGGACTCGGTCGCCGCGCTTGTTCCGCGCGCCGAAATCGAGGGCGAGATGGGCGACAGCCACGTCGGCCTCCAGGCGCGCCTGATGTCGCAGAGCCTGCGCAAGCTGACCGGTTCGATCAGCCGTTCGCGCTGCATGGTGATCTTCATCAACCAGCTGCGCATGAAGATTGGCGTGATGTACGGCAATCCCGAGACCACGACCGGTGGCAACGCGCTCAAGTTCTATGCCTCGGTCCGTCTCGACATCCGCCGCACCGGGCAGATCAAGGACCGTGACGAGATCGTCGGCAACTCCACGCGCGTCAAGGTCGTCAAGAACAAGGTGGCGCCGCCGTTCAAGCAGGTCGAGTTCGACATCATGTATGGCGAGGGCATCTCCAAGATCGGCGAGATTCTCGATCTCGGGGTCAAGGCCGGCCTGGTCGAGAAGTCGGGCGCGTGGTTCAGCTACGATTCGATCCGAATTGGCCAGGGGCGTGAGAACGCGAAGAACTACCTGCGCGAGAACAAGGAAGTTTGCGACCGTCTGGAAGCCGCCATTCGCGGCCGCACCGAACAGGTTGCCGAAGGACTGATGGCGGGGCCGGACGCGGACGACGACATCTGA
- a CDS encoding sulfotransferase → MPSSAPASAALAYGTLDRLLHRIALGSDVVLEMSFDLERARHGKAAAARELGPPVFVTGLARAGTTILMRLIHAADDFAALRYRDLPFPLATNSWARITARLKRHVETRERGHGDGLDHDLDSPEAIEEVFWKLHEGKHYCRADGLVAHQPDAETLTAFADYRRLVCLRYGARRYLSKNNANVLRVGSLARNVPGARVVHPFRDPLAQARSLHRQHRQACMLAAGDPFRGAFMRWLGHHEFGAHQRPFLLPAGSGPQGDPDTLAYWLATWIGVHTHLLGQPEDVREAQVFVDYDLLATGDPELLDRLGRRLDLARPLSPATLRSPTALPHRDAKLPADLMDEANRVHAALRKRAATL, encoded by the coding sequence TTGCCTTCCTCCGCTCCCGCGTCCGCCGCCTTGGCTTACGGCACGCTTGACCGCCTGCTCCACCGCATCGCGCTGGGCAGCGATGTGGTGCTGGAGATGAGCTTCGATCTGGAACGCGCCCGCCATGGCAAGGCGGCGGCGGCGCGGGAACTTGGCCCGCCGGTCTTCGTCACCGGCCTGGCCCGTGCCGGCACGACCATCCTGATGCGGCTGATCCACGCGGCCGACGATTTCGCCGCGCTCCGCTATCGCGATCTGCCCTTTCCGCTGGCCACGAACAGTTGGGCGCGGATAACCGCCCGCCTGAAACGCCATGTCGAAACGCGCGAACGCGGCCACGGCGATGGACTGGACCATGATCTCGACAGCCCCGAGGCGATCGAGGAAGTGTTCTGGAAGCTGCACGAGGGCAAGCACTATTGCCGCGCGGACGGGCTGGTCGCCCACCAGCCCGATGCCGAAACGCTGACCGCCTTCGCCGATTATCGCCGGCTCGTGTGCCTACGCTACGGCGCGCGGCGCTATCTCTCCAAGAACAACGCCAACGTGCTGCGGGTGGGAAGCCTGGCGCGGAACGTTCCCGGCGCGCGCGTCGTGCATCCCTTCCGCGATCCGCTGGCGCAGGCCCGTTCGCTCCACCGCCAGCATCGGCAAGCCTGCATGCTGGCAGCGGGCGATCCGTTTCGCGGCGCCTTCATGCGGTGGCTGGGCCACCACGAATTCGGCGCGCACCAGCGGCCGTTCCTGCTCCCCGCCGGATCAGGCCCCCAGGGCGATCCGGATACGCTGGCGTACTGGCTGGCGACGTGGATCGGCGTCCACACCCACCTGCTCGGCCAGCCCGAGGACGTGCGCGAAGCCCAGGTTTTCGTGGACTACGACCTGCTGGCCACCGGCGATCCCGAATTGCTGGACCGGCTTGGCAGGCGGCTCGATCTGGCCCGCCCGCTCTCGCCCGCCACCTTGCGCTCGCCGACGGCGCTGCCGCACCGGGACGCGAAATTGCCCGCTGACCTGATGGACGAGGCAAACCGGGTACACGCCGCGCTGCGGAAGCGCGCGGCGACCCTGTAA
- the alaS gene encoding alanine--tRNA ligase, with amino-acid sequence MTSTNEIRRSFLEYFGSHGHEVVHSAPLVPYNDPTLMFTNAGMVPFKNVFTGLETRAVPRATSSQKCVRAGGKHNDLDNVGYTARHHTFFEMLGNFSFGDYFKEQAITHAWTLLTREWGLPKDKLLATVYHTDDEAFELWKKIAGLPEDRIIRIATKDNFWAMGDDGPCGPCSEIFFDHGDHIWGGPPGSAEEDGDRFIEIWNLVFMQFEQAAGEIVGNLPKPSIDTGMGLERVAAVLQGEHDNYDTDTFRALIAASEGLTGVKAEGDQRASHRVIADHLRSTSFLLADGVLPSNEGRGYVLRRIMRRAMRHAHLLGAKEPLMHRLVGALVTEMGQAYPELGRAQPLIEETLLREEVQFRRTLSNGLKLLDEATTELGEGDKLPGETAFRLYDTFGFPYDLTEDALRSRGIVVDKDGFDAAMAQQKAAARAAWKGSGQTADSEVWFDIAEREGATEFTGYTATSGEGQVVALVKDGKEVPSASAGDEVVVLTNQTPFYGESGGQTGDSGAITGADGLKIVVSDTSKPLGRLHAHQGKVEAGTIKVGDAVALAVDTARRDATRANHSATHLLHAALRHRLGAHVTQKGSLVAPDRLRFDFSHPTALSAEDIAVIEAEVNAEIRGNEPVTTRLMTPDDAIAAGAMALFGEKYGDEVRVLSMGSAGAEHPYSVELCGGTHVRALGDIGVFRIVSESAVSSGVRRIEALTGEGARQWLVGREEALKHAAGLLRTTPEEVEGRVAALLDERRKLERELAEAKKALALGGGGGSKAEAADEDVGGVKFAGQVLEGLDPKELRGLLDQAKQRLGSGVAVIVAVNDGRASIAAAVTDDLTGKVSAVDLVRAGVEALGGKGGGGRPDMAQGGGPDGAKAAEAIVAVKAVIAG; translated from the coding sequence ATGACGTCGACGAACGAAATCCGCCGGTCCTTCCTCGAATACTTCGGCTCGCACGGGCACGAGGTGGTGCACAGCGCGCCGCTGGTGCCCTACAATGACCCGACCCTGATGTTCACGAACGCGGGCATGGTCCCGTTCAAGAACGTGTTCACGGGGCTGGAAACGCGCGCCGTGCCGCGCGCCACGTCCTCGCAAAAGTGCGTGCGTGCCGGTGGCAAGCACAACGACCTCGACAACGTGGGCTATACCGCGCGCCACCACACGTTCTTCGAGATGCTCGGCAACTTCTCGTTCGGGGACTACTTCAAGGAACAGGCGATCACCCACGCCTGGACGCTGCTGACGCGCGAATGGGGACTGCCCAAGGACAAGCTGCTCGCCACGGTCTATCACACCGATGACGAGGCGTTCGAGCTGTGGAAGAAGATCGCCGGCCTGCCCGAGGATCGCATCATCCGCATCGCCACCAAGGACAATTTCTGGGCGATGGGCGATGATGGCCCGTGCGGGCCGTGCTCGGAAATCTTCTTCGACCACGGCGATCACATCTGGGGCGGCCCTCCGGGATCGGCCGAGGAAGACGGCGACCGCTTCATCGAGATCTGGAATCTCGTGTTCATGCAGTTCGAGCAGGCCGCCGGCGAAATCGTCGGGAACCTGCCCAAGCCCTCGATCGATACCGGCATGGGACTGGAGCGCGTCGCGGCGGTACTGCAGGGCGAGCACGACAACTATGATACCGACACGTTCCGCGCGTTGATCGCGGCGTCCGAAGGGCTGACCGGGGTTAAGGCGGAGGGCGACCAGCGCGCCAGCCACCGCGTGATCGCCGATCACCTGCGTTCCACCAGCTTCCTGCTGGCGGATGGCGTGCTGCCCTCCAACGAAGGGCGCGGCTATGTGCTGCGCCGGATCATGCGCCGCGCCATGCGCCACGCGCACTTGCTGGGCGCGAAGGAGCCGTTGATGCACCGGCTCGTCGGCGCGCTGGTGACGGAGATGGGCCAGGCCTATCCCGAACTCGGCCGCGCACAGCCGCTGATCGAGGAAACCCTGCTGCGCGAGGAAGTGCAGTTCCGCCGCACGCTCTCGAACGGGCTGAAGCTGCTGGACGAGGCAACGACGGAACTGGGCGAGGGCGACAAGCTGCCCGGCGAGACGGCGTTCCGCCTCTACGACACGTTCGGCTTTCCCTATGACCTCACCGAGGACGCCTTGCGGTCGCGCGGGATCGTGGTCGACAAGGACGGCTTCGATGCGGCGATGGCGCAGCAGAAGGCGGCGGCGCGCGCGGCTTGGAAGGGATCGGGCCAGACCGCCGACAGCGAAGTGTGGTTCGACATTGCCGAACGCGAAGGCGCGACCGAGTTCACCGGCTACACCGCGACGAGCGGCGAGGGGCAGGTCGTCGCGCTGGTGAAGGACGGCAAGGAAGTCCCTTCGGCGAGCGCGGGTGACGAGGTGGTCGTCCTGACCAACCAGACTCCGTTCTACGGCGAATCGGGTGGCCAGACTGGCGATAGCGGGGCGATCACGGGGGCCGATGGCCTGAAAATCGTGGTGAGCGATACGTCCAAGCCGCTCGGCCGGCTGCACGCGCACCAGGGCAAGGTCGAAGCCGGCACGATCAAGGTGGGCGATGCGGTGGCGCTGGCGGTCGATACCGCGCGCCGCGATGCGACGCGCGCCAACCATTCTGCCACGCACCTGCTGCACGCAGCGTTGCGCCACCGGCTGGGCGCGCACGTCACGCAGAAGGGCTCGCTGGTCGCGCCCGACCGCCTGCGCTTCGATTTCTCGCACCCGACGGCGCTCAGCGCCGAGGACATCGCGGTGATCGAGGCCGAAGTGAACGCCGAGATTCGCGGCAACGAACCGGTCACCACGCGCCTGATGACGCCGGACGACGCGATCGCCGCCGGGGCCATGGCGCTGTTCGGCGAAAAGTATGGCGACGAGGTGCGCGTGCTGAGCATGGGCAGCGCCGGCGCGGAGCATCCCTATTCGGTGGAGCTGTGCGGTGGCACGCACGTTCGCGCGCTGGGTGATATCGGCGTGTTCCGCATCGTCTCCGAAAGCGCGGTCAGTTCCGGTGTGCGCCGGATCGAGGCGCTGACCGGTGAAGGCGCACGCCAGTGGCTGGTGGGCCGCGAGGAAGCGCTGAAGCACGCTGCCGGCCTGCTGCGCACCACGCCCGAGGAAGTCGAAGGCCGCGTCGCGGCGCTGCTCGACGAACGGCGCAAGCTGGAACGCGAACTGGCCGAGGCCAAGAAGGCCCTCGCGCTGGGTGGCGGTGGCGGGTCGAAGGCCGAAGCCGCCGACGAGGACGTGGGCGGGGTGAAGTTCGCCGGCCAGGTGCTCGAAGGGCTGGACCCCAAGGAACTGCGCGGGTTGCTCGATCAGGCGAAGCAGCGGCTAGGATCGGGCGTGGCGGTGATCGTCGCGGTCAACGATGGCCGCGCCTCGATCGCGGCGGCGGTGACCGATGACCTGACCGGCAAGGTCAGCGCGGTCGATCTGGTGCGCGCGGGCGTGGAAGCACTGGGCGGCAAGGGCGGCGGTGGCCGTCCTGACATGGCGCAGGGCGGTGGTCCGGACGGCGCGAAGGCGGCCGAAGCCATCGTGGCGGTCAAGGCCGTGATCGCCGGATAG
- a CDS encoding response regulator, producing MNEAPLALGPVAQDATAPWREWLLLGGALLATAVLLWAVSGEPVVAVAFAGGALLLGGALRLALRLRPQVATPDFAAPDWSVTHAAIERPDMGIAITDRAGRLACASLRFSEWFGLGAAPPRLPVSKPQAEALDAAARTAWRDGRATLDLIETATGRWSGEVARAGRGEDYLVWRFTPVNQRDLVAEMVEHIGGKVGRALARESIQAAVVAPDGRILAGNTAFASRASGEENGAVAGTEFVAWFRSDEQERIYYAREGAKGIPVRFIHMPVADPDGGIDADPSHTASLFILLDNQGGVGDARTGLPQIEALLARLPLGLAMTDRDGRFLFANRAFLRAAGHEDTMPPPYPSDLVIREDKGALADAVRRYAQGAPTAGDVAVRLRSSPEEPVSLSLAGVRGLGDGAVLLSLKDSSEETRLKREIAQATKMQAVGQLAGGVAHDFNNVLTAIIGYCDLMLMRHTPGDSDYDDIQQIKANSNRAASLTRQLLAFSRQQTLRPEVLQLPDVVAEVSTLLKRLLGGKIQLEVTHDRDLGFVRADPVQLEQVLLNLAVNARDAMADNKSGGVLRLMTRRITAADVRGMKSDILPIGDYTALIVEDNGHGIKPALLGKIFEPFFTTKEKGKGTGLGLSTVYGIVKQSGGFIFAESEVGRGTRFSIYLPVHAPDPAASLEGPKPKADVRREWSGGGRVLLVEDEDTVRAVAERALVRQGYEVTTAADGEEGLEAIGRSGPFDLVVSDVVMPSMDGPAMAREIRRLKPDLPVLFMSGYAEEQLRRDIDIPNMHFIAKPFSVAQIVAAVEKVLRGE from the coding sequence ATGAACGAAGCGCCGCTCGCGCTTGGACCTGTGGCGCAGGACGCCACGGCGCCTTGGCGCGAATGGCTGTTGCTGGGCGGGGCGCTGCTGGCGACCGCCGTGCTGCTGTGGGCGGTTTCGGGCGAGCCGGTGGTCGCCGTGGCCTTTGCCGGTGGCGCGCTGCTGCTGGGCGGGGCGCTTCGGCTGGCCCTGCGCCTGCGCCCGCAGGTCGCCACTCCCGATTTCGCCGCCCCCGACTGGTCGGTGACTCACGCCGCGATCGAGCGGCCGGACATGGGCATCGCCATCACCGATCGCGCCGGCCGGCTGGCCTGCGCCAGCCTGCGCTTCAGCGAATGGTTCGGCCTTGGCGCCGCGCCGCCGCGCCTGCCGGTGTCGAAGCCGCAGGCCGAAGCGCTCGACGCCGCCGCCCGCACCGCCTGGCGCGACGGGCGCGCGACGCTGGACCTGATCGAAACCGCGACCGGCCGCTGGAGCGGCGAAGTCGCCCGCGCGGGGCGGGGCGAGGATTATCTCGTCTGGCGGTTCACGCCCGTGAACCAGCGCGATCTGGTGGCGGAAATGGTGGAGCATATCGGCGGCAAGGTGGGCCGCGCGCTGGCCCGCGAAAGCATCCAGGCCGCGGTCGTGGCGCCGGACGGGCGCATCCTGGCTGGGAATACCGCGTTCGCCAGCCGCGCTAGCGGGGAAGAGAACGGCGCGGTGGCCGGGACCGAGTTCGTGGCCTGGTTCCGCTCCGACGAGCAGGAGCGCATCTACTACGCGCGCGAAGGCGCCAAGGGCATTCCGGTGCGCTTCATCCACATGCCGGTGGCAGACCCTGACGGCGGCATCGATGCCGATCCCTCGCACACCGCCTCGCTGTTCATCCTGCTCGACAACCAGGGCGGGGTGGGCGATGCGCGCACCGGCTTGCCGCAGATTGAGGCGCTGCTCGCGCGGCTGCCGCTGGGCCTGGCCATGACCGACCGCGACGGACGCTTCCTGTTCGCCAACCGGGCCTTCCTGCGCGCGGCGGGCCACGAAGATACGATGCCACCGCCCTATCCTTCGGACCTCGTCATCCGCGAGGACAAGGGCGCGCTGGCCGATGCCGTACGCCGTTACGCGCAAGGGGCGCCGACGGCGGGCGACGTGGCGGTGCGCCTGCGGTCCTCGCCCGAGGAGCCGGTTTCGCTAAGCCTTGCCGGCGTGCGCGGGCTGGGCGATGGCGCGGTGCTGCTCAGCCTCAAGGATTCGAGCGAGGAAACCCGCCTCAAGCGCGAGATCGCGCAGGCCACCAAGATGCAGGCGGTGGGCCAGCTTGCCGGCGGCGTGGCGCACGATTTCAACAACGTGCTTACCGCGATCATCGGCTATTGCGATCTCATGCTGATGCGCCACACGCCGGGCGACAGCGATTACGACGATATCCAGCAGATCAAGGCCAATTCCAACCGCGCGGCATCGCTGACGCGCCAGCTGCTCGCCTTCTCGCGCCAGCAGACGCTGCGGCCCGAAGTGCTGCAACTACCCGACGTGGTGGCCGAGGTTTCGACCCTGCTCAAGCGGTTGCTGGGCGGCAAGATCCAGCTCGAAGTGACGCACGACCGCGACCTTGGCTTCGTGCGCGCCGATCCGGTGCAACTGGAGCAGGTGCTGCTCAACCTGGCGGTAAACGCGCGCGATGCCATGGCCGACAACAAGAGCGGCGGGGTGCTGCGGCTGATGACGCGGCGCATCACCGCGGCCGACGTGCGCGGCATGAAAAGCGATATCCTGCCGATCGGCGATTACACGGCGCTGATCGTCGAGGACAACGGTCACGGCATCAAGCCGGCGCTGCTCGGCAAGATCTTCGAGCCGTTCTTCACCACCAAGGAAAAGGGCAAGGGCACCGGGCTCGGGCTTTCGACGGTCTATGGCATCGTCAAGCAATCGGGCGGGTTCATCTTCGCGGAAAGCGAGGTAGGCCGAGGCACGCGGTTTTCGATCTACCTGCCGGTTCATGCCCCCGATCCGGCAGCCAGCCTGGAAGGCCCGAAGCCGAAGGCTGATGTCCGGCGCGAATGGAGCGGCGGTGGGCGCGTGCTGCTGGTCGAGGACGAGGATACCGTCCGCGCCGTGGCCGAACGCGCGCTGGTGCGGCAGGGCTACGAAGTGACCACCGCCGCCGATGGCGAGGAGGGGCTGGAAGCGATCGGCCGCAGCGGGCCGTTCGATCTCGTGGTCAGCGACGTGGTGATGCCCTCGATGGACGGTCCCGCCATGGCGCGGGAGATTCGCCGGTTGAAGCCCGATCTGCCGGTGCTGTTCATGTCGGGCTATGCCGAGGAGCAGTTGCGGCGCGATATCGACATCCCCAACATGCACTTCATCGCCAAGCCGTTCTCGGTGGCGCAGATCGTCGCGGCGGTGGAGAAGGTTTTGCGCGGCGAATAA
- a CDS encoding DUF2062 domain-containing protein: protein MFDRIVKWAQANMPTREQMEQNRFARPLAARHELWRFTRRSVPRGVAAGLFIGIFALIPGVQIVGAALMCVPFRGNIPLAALMTFISIPPTTLFVFLPGAIWVGNSFGYHADFLTVRELVTRGAGAGEWLAWLGSDAAPSLLIGLFLISLLAAVVGYVLSALGWRWWTGHKRRSRLMRAAARDHAE from the coding sequence ATGTTCGACAGGATCGTGAAATGGGCGCAGGCCAACATGCCGACGCGCGAACAGATGGAGCAGAACCGCTTTGCCCGTCCGCTCGCCGCGCGTCATGAACTGTGGCGGTTCACCCGGCGATCGGTGCCGCGCGGCGTGGCGGCGGGCTTGTTCATCGGCATCTTCGCGCTGATTCCCGGCGTGCAGATCGTGGGGGCGGCGCTGATGTGCGTGCCGTTCCGCGGCAATATTCCTCTGGCCGCGCTGATGACGTTCATCTCGATTCCGCCGACCACGCTGTTCGTGTTCCTGCCGGGCGCGATCTGGGTGGGCAACAGCTTCGGCTATCACGCCGATTTCCTGACGGTGCGTGAACTGGTCACGCGCGGCGCCGGCGCCGGCGAATGGCTCGCCTGGCTGGGCAGCGACGCGGCGCCGTCGCTGTTGATCGGCCTGTTCCTGATTTCGCTGCTCGCCGCCGTCGTCGGCTATGTCCTCTCGGCGCTGGGCTGGCGCTGGTGGACCGGTCACAAGCGCCGCTCACGCCTGATGCGCGCCGCCGCGCGGGATCACGCCGAATGA
- a CDS encoding trans-aconitate 2-methyltransferase has product MTDIGEWQGGVGRSWADEHARTDRSFSRMTPHLLEAIGQEPGRRIVDIGCGAGELSLALARARPDAMVTGVDVSADLVAAASARAAGLDNVRFAVADASTWRPEEVPDLYVSRHGVMFFPQPPAAFAHLAAIAAPGARIVFSCFRTPRENRWASGIASLLPESAASAPADPFAPGPFAFADPDHVRTCLSGWRDVTFTPVDFDYIAGAGPDAVAEALAFFGRIGPAARAIRVMSEAERPAFLERLANLLESHRSGDVVSFPAAVWLMRATAE; this is encoded by the coding sequence ATGACGGACATCGGCGAATGGCAGGGCGGCGTGGGCCGGAGCTGGGCGGACGAGCACGCCCGGACGGACCGCAGCTTTTCCCGGATGACGCCGCATCTGCTGGAAGCAATTGGTCAGGAACCGGGGCGGCGCATCGTCGATATCGGCTGCGGCGCCGGCGAACTCTCGCTCGCGCTCGCGCGAGCCCGTCCCGATGCAATGGTGACCGGTGTCGACGTTTCGGCGGACCTGGTGGCGGCCGCGTCCGCGCGGGCTGCCGGATTGGACAACGTCCGTTTCGCCGTGGCCGACGCCTCGACCTGGCGGCCGGAGGAGGTGCCGGACCTCTATGTCTCGCGCCACGGCGTAATGTTCTTCCCCCAACCGCCGGCCGCATTCGCGCACCTTGCCGCCATCGCAGCGCCGGGTGCGCGAATCGTCTTCTCCTGCTTCCGCACCCCGCGCGAGAATCGCTGGGCAAGCGGGATCGCGTCCCTGCTGCCGGAATCCGCTGCCTCCGCGCCCGCTGATCCCTTCGCGCCGGGGCCGTTCGCCTTCGCCGATCCCGATCATGTGCGCACCTGCCTGAGTGGGTGGCGGGACGTGACGTTCACTCCGGTCGATTTCGACTACATCGCAGGAGCCGGGCCTGACGCCGTGGCCGAAGCGCTGGCCTTCTTCGGCCGGATCGGCCCCGCGGCGCGGGCGATTCGCGTGATGTCCGAAGCGGAGCGGCCGGCCTTCCTAGAACGGCTGGCAAATCTGCTCGAAAGCCACCGTTCGGGCGACGTCGTGTCGTTCCCGGCGGCGGTCTGGCTGATGCGCGCGACGGCCGAATAG
- a CDS encoding arylsulfotransferase family protein, protein MREPATAETARPFARLWERVCNARIPLWTVGLLGLCGVIVTIAFGAIVAQADRHGGLGKAAVQIAGIPNTLAGVYHGMFPNRPKLVLDYVPEPGGLHYPAGQSFVDPGYVLLTEFSNARQQRVIRLMRLSDGKVLREYAPDVRAMLQGSTFRSAIVDLQRDKTQRLYFPMHPMLTNDGGLILHDTSPLTRIDACGKRQWMIDGIFHHAVERAPDGTLWAADRQPRSRRPGLGPLFGDENIVHLRADGTVLRREAIIDILDRNGLGHLWRSRPYQDDPIHLNDVQPVPGDGPYWHAGDLLLSLRNLSMVALYRPAEGRIVWHREVPWRFQHDVAVIDDHRISVFDNNWRWNWQAPEKVETDGHNRVLVYDFATDTVRDPLGDAFRKLDIRTHAQGRAMPLPGGDFLIEETERGRLFRIAPDGSVRWRYVSADPDQHRYELRWSRYLDPIADKVGIQAAVNAICE, encoded by the coding sequence ATGAGGGAGCCCGCGACGGCAGAAACGGCGCGCCCGTTCGCACGTCTGTGGGAACGCGTCTGCAACGCCCGGATACCGTTGTGGACCGTCGGCCTTCTGGGCCTTTGCGGGGTGATCGTGACCATCGCGTTCGGCGCGATCGTGGCGCAGGCCGATCGCCACGGCGGGCTTGGCAAGGCGGCGGTCCAGATCGCCGGCATCCCCAACACGCTGGCCGGCGTTTATCACGGGATGTTCCCCAACCGGCCGAAGCTCGTGCTCGATTACGTGCCCGAACCGGGCGGCCTGCACTATCCGGCCGGCCAGAGCTTTGTCGATCCGGGCTATGTCCTGCTTACGGAATTCAGCAATGCCCGCCAGCAGCGGGTCATCCGCCTGATGCGGCTGAGCGATGGCAAGGTGCTGCGCGAATACGCGCCTGACGTGCGCGCCATGCTGCAAGGGTCCACGTTCCGATCGGCCATCGTCGACCTGCAACGCGACAAGACCCAGCGGCTCTACTTTCCGATGCATCCCATGCTCACCAATGATGGCGGGCTGATCCTGCACGATACCTCGCCGCTCACGCGGATCGATGCCTGCGGGAAGCGGCAGTGGATGATCGACGGCATCTTCCACCACGCGGTCGAACGCGCGCCTGATGGCACGCTGTGGGCGGCCGACCGGCAACCCCGATCGCGCCGCCCCGGGCTTGGTCCGCTGTTCGGAGACGAGAATATCGTGCATCTCCGGGCGGACGGAACCGTCCTGCGGCGCGAAGCGATCATCGACATTCTCGATCGCAACGGCCTTGGCCATCTCTGGCGCAGCCGGCCCTACCAGGACGACCCGATCCACCTGAACGACGTGCAACCCGTACCGGGCGATGGCCCCTACTGGCACGCGGGCGATCTCCTGCTCAGCCTGCGCAATCTGTCGATGGTGGCGCTCTACCGGCCGGCGGAAGGGCGCATCGTATGGCATCGCGAAGTGCCGTGGCGGTTCCAGCACGATGTCGCCGTGATCGACGATCACCGCATCTCGGTGTTCGACAACAACTGGCGCTGGAACTGGCAGGCACCGGAAAAGGTCGAAACCGACGGGCATAACCGCGTTCTCGTCTATGACTTCGCGACCGATACCGTGCGCGATCCGCTGGGCGATGCCTTCCGCAAGCTGGACATCCGCACCCATGCGCAGGGCCGGGCCATGCCTCTGCCCGGCGGGGATTTCCTGATCGAGGAAACCGAACGCGGTCGCCTGTTCCGCATCGCGCCCGATGGCTCCGTCCGCTGGCGCTACGTATCCGCCGATCCCGACCAGCACCGGTATGAACTGCGCTGGAGCCGGTATCTCGATCCCATCGCCGACAAGGTCGGCATCCAAGCAGCGGTGAACGCCATATGCGAATGA